The following are encoded in a window of Bacillota bacterium genomic DNA:
- a CDS encoding TldD/PmbA family protein yields the protein MVDKDLLKEALAVAVSRGGDFADIFVESRQVSAVGLEDGKVERTQSGTEAGAGVRVWSGDATVYAYTNELDREGLLRAARIAAQALGNGQKDVTVDLTSVRPELTFPVREQPGDVAAERKAEMVRAADQSARAVDTERIKQVMAGYGDLVQEVVIANTTGTHVEGRRVRTRFVVQAVAAGNGVIQTGAEAGAGIVGFEFFDSHDPRRMGATAAERAKALLSAEPAPSGRMPVVLSGTAGGTMVHEACGHGLEADLVQKGLSVYGGQEGREVAAPAVTVVDDATLPDRYGSYAFDDEGVPARSVTLIREGVLEDYLFDRLSAKKSGRESNGHGRRESYQHRPIPRMANTFIAAGKDAPDEILREAGNGLLVRKMGGGQVNTTTGDFVFEVAEGYLIRDGEAGPMVRGATLTGNGPEVLRRVAMVGSDLEFTIGTCGKDGQGVPVSDAQPTMLVGRSRTDSPIVVGGTRQMGDGPEVRRVENNADTEFSVRKYRGRIRRL from the coding sequence TTGGTCGACAAGGACTTATTGAAAGAAGCGCTGGCCGTGGCCGTGTCTCGCGGGGGTGATTTCGCGGACATCTTCGTGGAGTCCAGGCAAGTCAGCGCCGTTGGCTTGGAAGACGGCAAGGTCGAACGGACGCAGTCGGGCACCGAGGCGGGCGCCGGGGTGCGGGTGTGGTCGGGGGACGCCACGGTCTACGCGTACACGAACGAACTGGACCGGGAGGGCCTGCTGCGGGCGGCGCGCATTGCGGCGCAAGCCCTCGGGAACGGACAGAAGGACGTGACGGTGGACTTGACCAGCGTCAGGCCGGAGCTGACCTTTCCGGTGCGGGAGCAGCCCGGGGACGTCGCCGCCGAACGGAAGGCGGAAATGGTGCGGGCGGCGGACCAGAGCGCCCGGGCGGTCGACACCGAACGCATCAAACAAGTAATGGCCGGGTATGGGGACCTGGTTCAGGAGGTGGTGATCGCCAACACCACCGGCACCCACGTGGAGGGCCGGCGCGTCCGTACCCGGTTCGTGGTTCAGGCGGTGGCCGCCGGCAACGGCGTCATCCAGACGGGTGCCGAGGCCGGGGCGGGGATTGTGGGTTTTGAGTTTTTCGACAGTCACGACCCCCGGCGGATGGGGGCCACGGCCGCTGAACGAGCAAAAGCGCTTTTGAGCGCCGAACCGGCCCCGTCCGGCCGCATGCCGGTGGTCCTGTCCGGGACGGCGGGTGGGACCATGGTGCACGAAGCTTGTGGTCATGGGCTGGAGGCCGACCTGGTCCAGAAGGGGCTTTCGGTTTACGGGGGCCAAGAAGGCCGGGAGGTGGCCGCGCCCGCGGTTACGGTGGTTGATGACGCGACGCTTCCGGACCGGTACGGGTCGTATGCGTTCGACGACGAGGGGGTGCCGGCCCGGTCGGTGACCCTGATCCGGGAAGGCGTGCTCGAAGATTATCTCTTTGACCGGCTGTCGGCCAAAAAGAGCGGGCGGGAGTCCAACGGGCACGGGCGGCGGGAGTCGTACCAGCACCGGCCGATACCCCGGATGGCCAATACCTTTATCGCCGCGGGGAAGGATGCGCCGGACGAGATCCTGCGGGAGGCGGGCAACGGGTTGCTGGTCCGAAAAATGGGGGGCGGCCAGGTGAACACGACCACCGGTGATTTCGTGTTCGAAGTGGCCGAGGGATACCTGATTCGTGACGGGGAGGCAGGCCCGATGGTCCGGGGGGCCACCCTGACCGGCAACGGTCCGGAAGTCCTGCGGCGGGTGGCCATGGTCGGCTCCGACCTGGAGTTCACCATCGGGACTTGCGGCAAGGACGGCCAAGGGGTGCCCGTGAGTGACGCGCAGCCCACGATGCTGGTGGGCAGAAGCCGCACGGACTCTCCGATCGTCGTGGGCGGCACCCGGCAGATGGGGGACGGTCCTGAAGTCCGCAGGGTTGAAAACAACGCCGATACGGAGTTTTCCGTCCGGAAGTACCGGGGGCGGATCAGGCGCCTGTAG
- a CDS encoding TldD/PmbA family protein, with protein sequence MSESVFLGRAAQAVEAALSAGADAAEAYFTSGTSIEIEVRDGRVETTKSAAEKGLGLRVFRTRRLGYAYTTDLSPGGLKETAQRAVACAALTAEDGFYRLPDPVPAYPEVDIFDPRLPEKKIDEKIELARRMEAVARAYDPRVTIVESSTYQDGLVEVGIVNSAGVSAYYRGAVCGLYIALTAREGDDHQTGFALAFKPRFEDLNPEEVGREAAQRAVRMLGARRQPGMEVPVVLDPYVMVSFLGVLAPALTAEAVQKGRSLLAGRVGEAVASELVTIVDDGTLAGGVRSAPFDGEGVPSSRSVLIEKGFLQGYLYNTYTAAKDGVGSTGNGVRPSYKGAPDVGTTNFFLAPGEKDPEELIGEIHSGFYVGEVMGMHTANPISGDFSVGATGLWIENGRLSYPVRGLAIAGNIVELLKAVDAVASDLRFFGGKGAPTVRISRLSVSG encoded by the coding sequence ATGTCGGAATCCGTTTTTCTGGGCAGGGCCGCCCAAGCCGTGGAAGCGGCGCTCAGCGCGGGCGCTGATGCCGCCGAAGCTTACTTCACGAGCGGAACCAGCATTGAAATCGAGGTTCGGGACGGCCGGGTCGAAACCACGAAAAGCGCGGCCGAAAAAGGGTTGGGGCTCCGCGTTTTTCGGACCCGCCGACTTGGATATGCCTACACCACGGACCTGTCACCCGGCGGCCTGAAAGAGACGGCGCAGCGGGCGGTGGCCTGCGCTGCCCTGACCGCCGAGGACGGGTTTTACCGTCTGCCTGATCCGGTTCCGGCCTACCCGGAAGTCGACATTTTTGACCCCCGGCTGCCGGAGAAAAAGATTGACGAGAAGATCGAACTGGCCCGGCGGATGGAGGCGGTGGCCCGGGCCTACGATCCCCGGGTGACCATCGTGGAGAGTTCGACCTACCAGGACGGGCTGGTGGAGGTCGGGATCGTGAACAGTGCCGGTGTCTCCGCCTACTACCGGGGGGCGGTCTGCGGCCTGTATATCGCCCTGACCGCCCGGGAAGGCGATGATCACCAGACGGGGTTCGCGCTTGCCTTCAAACCCCGCTTTGAGGATTTGAACCCGGAAGAGGTGGGCCGGGAAGCGGCCCAACGGGCGGTGCGGATGTTGGGGGCGCGCCGGCAGCCGGGCATGGAAGTGCCGGTGGTGCTGGACCCGTACGTGATGGTCAGTTTCCTGGGCGTTCTTGCCCCGGCGCTGACGGCCGAGGCGGTCCAGAAGGGCCGTTCGCTGCTTGCGGGCCGGGTGGGCGAAGCGGTGGCCTCCGAACTGGTAACCATCGTCGACGACGGAACCCTGGCGGGGGGAGTGCGTTCGGCGCCCTTTGACGGGGAAGGAGTTCCTTCATCCCGTTCGGTGCTGATCGAAAAGGGGTTCCTGCAGGGATACCTCTATAACACCTATACCGCGGCGAAGGACGGAGTGGGTTCGACCGGCAACGGGGTAAGGCCGTCCTACAAGGGCGCGCCCGACGTGGGCACCACCAACTTTTTCCTGGCCCCGGGGGAGAAGGACCCGGAGGAGCTGATCGGGGAGATTCACTCGGGCTTCTACGTGGGTGAGGTGATGGGCATGCACACCGCCAACCCGATTTCCGGGGATTTCTCAGTGGGCGCCACGGGACTCTGGATCGAAAACGGCCGGTTGTCCTATCCCGTACGGGGACTGGCGATCGCCGGGAACATCGTGGAGTTGCTGAAGGCGGTGGACGCGGTCGCAAGCGACCTGCGTTTCTTCGGGGGCAAGGGGGCGCCCACGGTACGCATCAGCCGGCTTTCCGTCAGCGGCTGA
- the aroQ gene encoding type II 3-dehydroquinate dehydratase, translated as MRILVLHGPNLNLLGRRETGIYGTKTLADIDAQLRQLASELGVGLECVQSNSEAALIERLHSAPASADAVVLNPAAFTHYSIALRDAVAACGLPVVEVHLSNIHAREEFRRLSVIAPAAAGQISGFGAAGYLLALRAAVELASGRAGDRA; from the coding sequence TTGCGCATACTGGTGCTGCACGGCCCGAACTTAAACCTTCTGGGCCGGCGGGAGACCGGGATTTACGGCACCAAAACCCTGGCCGACATTGACGCTCAGTTGCGTCAACTGGCGTCCGAACTGGGTGTGGGCCTGGAGTGCGTGCAGTCCAACTCGGAGGCGGCCTTGATCGAGCGCCTGCACAGCGCCCCCGCCAGCGCGGACGCGGTGGTCTTAAACCCCGCCGCCTTCACCCACTACAGCATCGCCTTGCGCGACGCGGTGGCGGCATGCGGCCTGCCGGTGGTGGAAGTGCACCTGTCCAATATTCACGCCCGGGAGGAGTTCCGTCGCCTTTCAGTGATTGCGCCGGCCGCGGCGGGCCAAATCTCGGGCTTCGGTGCGGCGGGCTACTTGCTCGCTTTGCGGGCGGCGGTGGAACTCGCTTCCGGACGGGCAGGCGACCGTGCTTAA
- a CDS encoding Xaa-Pro peptidase family protein: MLKRVERARQLISESGLEALIVTGMDNIRYLSGFTGSAGVLLVSGGRAFLCTDSRYVTQAAEEAYAFEIVKIEKTWPEKLAETVPELRGMRVGFESEHVTYHQFQLMAEVLAAAELEPVKGLVEGLRAVKEEPEIDKIRRAVRLVDEAFAEVLDYIEAGRSEREIALELEFHLRSRGAERMAFDTIVASGARAALPHGAASGKRLEHGDLVVLDFGAVCDGYCSDFTRTVLVGGTPEPWQEEIFEVVLEAQTAGISAVRAGVPALDVDRSVREVIAGRGYGDYFGHGSGHGLGLHVHEPPRLDRFSTETLEAGMVVTVEPGIYLPGRGGVRIEDVVVVRENGAEVLTGTAKDRLFSV; this comes from the coding sequence GTGCTTAAGCGGGTGGAACGCGCAAGACAGTTGATCAGCGAGTCCGGATTGGAGGCCCTGATCGTCACCGGAATGGACAACATCCGCTACTTGAGCGGTTTCACGGGTTCGGCCGGGGTATTGCTGGTCAGCGGCGGGAGGGCTTTTTTGTGCACCGATTCAAGGTACGTCACGCAAGCCGCGGAAGAGGCTTACGCTTTTGAGATCGTCAAGATCGAGAAAACGTGGCCGGAGAAGCTGGCCGAAACAGTGCCGGAACTCCGGGGAATGAGGGTGGGGTTCGAGAGCGAGCATGTCACCTACCACCAATTTCAGCTCATGGCGGAGGTACTGGCGGCTGCGGAGCTGGAGCCGGTGAAGGGCCTGGTTGAAGGTTTGCGGGCGGTGAAGGAAGAACCCGAGATCGACAAGATTCGGCGGGCGGTCCGGCTGGTGGATGAGGCTTTCGCCGAGGTCTTGGACTACATCGAAGCGGGGCGGTCGGAGCGCGAGATCGCGCTCGAGCTGGAGTTCCACCTGCGGAGCCGCGGGGCCGAGCGGATGGCCTTTGACACGATCGTGGCTTCCGGCGCCCGCGCGGCGCTGCCGCACGGGGCGGCTTCGGGGAAACGGCTGGAGCACGGCGACCTGGTGGTGCTCGATTTCGGGGCGGTTTGTGACGGCTACTGCTCGGATTTCACGCGGACGGTGCTGGTGGGCGGGACTCCGGAACCCTGGCAGGAGGAGATCTTCGAGGTGGTGCTGGAGGCCCAAACCGCGGGTATCAGTGCGGTGCGGGCCGGTGTTCCGGCGCTCGACGTGGACCGGTCGGTCCGTGAAGTGATCGCCGGCCGCGGTTACGGGGACTATTTCGGACACGGTTCCGGACACGGGTTGGGCCTTCATGTGCACGAGCCGCCGCGCCTGGACCGGTTCAGCACGGAGACCCTGGAAGCAGGCATGGTGGTCACGGTTGAGCCGGGCATCTATCTGCCGGGGCGCGGCGGAGTGCGGATCGAGGACGTGGTTGTGGTTCGGGAGAATGGAGCCGAGGTCTTGACTGGCACGGCTAAGGACCGGCTCTTCAGCGTGTAG
- the efp gene encoding elongation factor P produces MISTNEFRTGLTVEVDGEPCQVIEFMHVKPGKGSPFVRAKLKNLRTGSIAERTFNAGEKLPRAILERKEMQYLYNDGANYHLMDNETYDQVGLSAGQLGDGVKYLKENMVINVVYHRGQVLGVDLPNTVELAVVETTPGIKGDTASGGSKPATLETGVVLQVPLFVEEGDVIQVDTRSGAYIKRV; encoded by the coding sequence TTGATCTCCACTAACGAATTTCGCACCGGTCTGACCGTGGAGGTGGACGGAGAACCGTGCCAGGTGATCGAGTTCATGCACGTGAAACCGGGCAAAGGTTCACCGTTTGTCCGGGCCAAGCTCAAGAACCTGCGCACCGGATCCATCGCCGAGCGGACGTTTAACGCCGGGGAGAAGCTTCCCCGGGCGATCCTGGAACGCAAGGAGATGCAGTACCTCTACAATGACGGCGCAAACTACCACTTGATGGACAACGAAACCTACGACCAGGTGGGATTGAGCGCCGGTCAACTGGGGGACGGGGTCAAGTACCTGAAGGAGAACATGGTCATCAATGTGGTTTATCACCGCGGCCAGGTCTTGGGCGTTGACCTGCCCAATACCGTTGAACTGGCCGTAGTCGAAACCACCCCGGGCATCAAGGGTGATACGGCGTCCGGCGGTTCGAAGCCGGCGACCCTGGAAACCGGCGTGGTGCTCCAGGTGCCCTTGTTCGTGGAAGAAGGGGACGTGATCCAGGTGGATACTCGTTCCGGCGCCTACATAAAACGAGTGTAA
- a CDS encoding CD1247 N-terminal domain-containing protein, producing MTSLKARVAYLQGLAAGLELPADSKEARLLEGIVEILSEFAEAVEELEVSQERLEDYLESIDEDLYGLERDVYPDEDEHGIDTQYLDVMCPECEEAVGPDGRPAGDGGISLVNCPHCEGEIPVRHSPGRMDTREDGNETH from the coding sequence ATGACAAGCCTGAAGGCCCGTGTGGCCTACCTGCAGGGTCTCGCCGCGGGGCTGGAGCTGCCGGCCGATTCCAAAGAGGCCCGGCTCCTGGAGGGAATCGTTGAGATTCTGAGTGAATTCGCCGAGGCGGTGGAGGAACTCGAAGTGTCCCAGGAGCGGCTGGAGGATTACCTGGAGAGCATTGACGAAGATCTTTACGGACTGGAGAGAGACGTCTATCCTGACGAGGACGAGCACGGGATTGACACCCAGTACCTCGACGTCATGTGCCCGGAGTGCGAGGAGGCGGTCGGTCCGGATGGCCGTCCGGCCGGCGATGGCGGCATCTCGCTGGTCAATTGCCCTCACTGTGAGGGTGAGATACCCGTGAGACACAGCCCGGGGCGGATGGATACCCGGGAGGACGGAAACGAAACCCACTAG
- the spoIIIAA gene encoding stage III sporulation protein AA: MTPANEPTNGRTYGEVLSYFPAPLRGMLGRLPAYLWRELEEIRLRVGQPLILAAARGEIMLDADGRTVPEPQQAYRVGEDDVARTVELVTGSSLYAVEDELRQGFVTVPGGHRVGLAGRVVTDGGVVRTMKHLSRVNFRISREVPGAADRVLPCLVGGARAVYNTLIISPPGCGKTTLLRDLVRQFSAGVPRLGFAGLTVGVVDERSEIAGCYRGVPQLDVGPRTDVLDGCPKAEGMMMLLRAFSPDVIATDELGRREDVAAVEEMLNAGVKILATAHAASLEELRGRPVLRYILRRRIIERFVILEYGRGPGVLKAVVDGHTHRVVEGSSCLQ, from the coding sequence GTGACGCCCGCCAATGAGCCGACCAACGGTCGAACTTACGGGGAAGTCTTAAGCTACTTTCCGGCCCCGCTCCGGGGCATGCTCGGACGGCTGCCGGCTTACCTCTGGCGTGAACTGGAGGAGATCCGGCTCCGGGTCGGCCAACCCCTGATTCTGGCCGCCGCCCGCGGCGAAATCATGCTGGACGCCGACGGCCGGACCGTACCCGAACCTCAGCAGGCCTACCGGGTGGGAGAGGACGACGTGGCCCGGACGGTGGAGTTGGTGACCGGGTCTTCGCTGTACGCGGTTGAAGACGAGCTGCGCCAGGGGTTTGTCACTGTTCCCGGAGGGCACCGGGTGGGTCTGGCCGGCCGGGTGGTGACCGATGGCGGTGTGGTGCGGACAATGAAGCACCTTTCCAGGGTGAACTTCCGGATCAGCCGGGAAGTGCCGGGAGCGGCGGACCGGGTGCTGCCCTGCCTGGTAGGCGGCGCCCGGGCGGTCTACAACACGCTGATCATTTCCCCACCGGGCTGCGGCAAGACCACCCTGCTGCGGGACCTGGTACGGCAGTTCTCCGCCGGGGTTCCCCGGCTCGGATTTGCCGGGCTGACGGTCGGGGTCGTTGACGAACGGTCGGAAATCGCCGGCTGTTACCGTGGCGTGCCCCAGCTGGACGTCGGTCCCCGTACCGATGTCCTGGACGGTTGCCCGAAAGCGGAGGGGATGATGATGCTCTTGCGGGCCTTTTCCCCGGACGTGATTGCCACCGATGAGCTGGGACGCCGCGAAGATGTGGCGGCGGTGGAAGAGATGTTGAACGCGGGCGTAAAGATTTTGGCCACCGCACACGCTGCTTCGCTGGAGGAACTGCGGGGCCGGCCCGTGTTGCGCTACATCCTGCGGCGGCGCATCATCGAGCGGTTCGTGATTTTGGAGTACGGGCGGGGCCCGGGAGTACTCAAGGCGGTTGTTGACGGCCACACGCACCGGGTTGTGGAGGGGTCCTCTTGTTTGCAGTAA
- a CDS encoding stage III sporulation protein AB produces MFEVAGALILIGSAGALGLLVARDYARRPYELRAVHSALNLLETEIVYAAAPLAEALEQVGARAEKCVSGLFLKARAELGAGAGTTAQEAWECALTQYQANSHLRPEDVVVLEGVGKVLGTSDRQDQARHLRAARERLHALTQKAEDEARRNVRLWAYLGFFGGCAAVLILV; encoded by the coding sequence TTGTTTGAAGTAGCCGGGGCGCTGATCCTGATCGGGTCGGCCGGGGCGCTGGGGTTGCTCGTGGCCAGGGATTACGCGCGCCGCCCGTACGAGCTGCGGGCCGTGCATTCCGCCCTGAACCTGCTGGAGACCGAGATTGTCTACGCGGCCGCCCCGCTGGCCGAAGCGCTGGAACAAGTCGGCGCCCGGGCGGAGAAGTGCGTGTCCGGGCTGTTCCTCAAAGCCCGGGCCGAACTGGGCGCCGGAGCGGGCACCACGGCGCAGGAGGCCTGGGAGTGCGCCCTGACGCAGTACCAGGCAAACTCCCATCTCCGGCCCGAAGACGTCGTGGTCCTGGAGGGGGTGGGCAAGGTACTCGGCACCTCAGACCGCCAGGACCAGGCCCGGCACCTGCGGGCGGCGCGGGAACGCCTCCATGCGCTGACCCAGAAAGCCGAGGACGAGGCCCGGCGGAACGTCAGGTTGTGGGCGTATCTGGGGTTCTTCGGCGGTTGTGCGGCGGTGTTGATTCTAGTCTAA
- the spoIIIAC gene encoding stage III sporulation protein AC gives MNVGIDVIFKIAGVGILTAVLHSLLKHAGKEDQAHLATLAGVAIVLMWVIDLLGNLFAQVKTVFRLF, from the coding sequence GTGAACGTAGGCATCGACGTGATCTTCAAGATTGCCGGAGTCGGCATTCTCACCGCGGTGCTCCATTCGCTGCTGAAGCATGCCGGCAAGGAAGACCAGGCCCACCTGGCCACCCTGGCCGGGGTGGCGATTGTCCTGATGTGGGTGATTGACTTGCTCGGCAACCTCTTTGCCCAGGTCAAAACGGTATTCCGGTTGTTCTAG